The Paenibacillus yonginensis genome segment TCCAGCTTGCCCGATTTGCGGGTAATTTTGTACAGCGGCGGCTGTGCGATATAAACCCGGCCCGCATCGATCAGCTCTTTCATGTAGCGGTAGAAGAACGTCAGCAGCAGCACCTGAATGTGTGCGCCGTCCGTATCGGCGTCAGTCATAATAATAATTTTCGAAAAATTGCTGTCTTCGAGCTCAAACTCCGTTCCGATCCCGGCACCGATTGCCGTGATGATCGCCCGGTATTCCTCATTCTTCAGAATGTCGGCCAGCTTGGCTTTCTCCGGATTCATCGGTTTGCCCTTCAGCGGCAGAATCGCCTGAATTTTGGAGTCCCGCCCTTGCTTGGCCGATCCGCCCGCCGAGTCGCCTTCCACGATAAACAGCTCGGTCCGCGTAAAATCCTTGGACTGTGCCGGCGTCAGCTTGCCGCCCAGGTTCGAGCTTTCGCTGCGCTTCTTGCCGGTCCGCATTTCATCGCGTGCCTTGCGGGCCGCTTCGCGCGCTTTGGAAGCCTGAACAGCTTTCTTGATCAGCGTTTGAGCAACACCCGGATTCTCCTCCAGGAACAGCTGCATCTTCTCGGCGACCGTCGCATCAACCGCACTGCGCGCGGATGCGCTTCCGAGCTGATCCTTGGTTTGGCCCACGAACTCAACTTCGGACATCTTCACGCTGATGACGGCCATCATGCCTTCGCGCAGATCCGAGCCTTCCAGATTTTTGTCCTTCTCTTTCAATATTCCCGCTTTACGTGCATATTCGTTCATCACGCGGGTATAAGCGGTCTTAAATCCCGTTTCATGCGTGCCCCCGCCGCGGGTGGGAATCGAATTGACGAAAGAGGCGATGGTTTCGGTATAACCGGCGTTGTACTGCATCGCTACTTCCACTTCGATTTCGTCGCGCTCGGCATAGAAATGAATAACATCATGAAGCACATCCTTGCCTTCGTTCAAATATTCGACAAACTGGCTGGCTCCACCTTCATAATAAAATTCATCGGCCCGGCCAGAGCGTTCATCCTTCAAAACAACCCTTAAACCCGAGTTCAGGAACGCAATTTCCTGCAGACGTTCGGCAAGCGTATCGTAATTCAAGGCAATGCCGTTTTGAAACACACGAATATCCGGTTTAAAAGTAACCTTGGTGCCCGTTTTGTTTGTATTGCCAAGCACCTCCAGTCCTGTCACCGGTTCACCGACATGCTCCTTGCCGTCCTTGCCGACCCAATATTCAAACCGCATGCGATGAATTTTGCCTTCGCGGTAAATTTCAACTTCAAGCCACTCCGACAATGCATTCGTCACGGAAGCGCCTACCCCGTGGAGTCCCCCTGACTTTTTGTATCCGCCTCCGCCAAATTTGCCGCCTGCGTGAAGAATCGTAAAAACGACCTGCGGCGTCGGAATTCCCGTTTTATGCATGCCCGTAGGAATACCGCGTCCATTGTCCAAAACCGTTACCGTACCATCTTTATGAAGGGTAATATCGATTCTGGAGCAGTATTTGGCAAGATGTTCGTCTACGGCGTTGTCCACGATCTCCCAAACCAGATGATGCAGACCCGACGAGCTTGTGCTGCCGATATACATCCCCGGCCGTTTTCTGACCGCGACAAGTCCTTCGAGCACTTGAATATCGTCCGCGTCATATCCTGCTTGTTCCGCCCCGTTCCCGGAGTTAGCCGCGAACAAATCGATTTGCTCGGCCATTCATGCTCCCCCTTTGATCTTTTGCTCGATGTAGGGCTGAGATGGCCCCGAATGCAAACAAATGTTTTCTTAATCCTTGTACATTTTAATTCAATATATCCTGTTTCGTAAAGACAATGAAGGAAACAACTAGTGAAGCCGCCCCCCAAATCGCCAGTACAGCCAGGGAGAAACCAAGCGTCATCCCTTCAATGGGAGCTGGTGTTCCCGATAAATAATCGGTCAATTCCAGGTTGACCATAAACAAATATTTGGCGCTTTCCCACGCGGAGGCCATATTCGTGAGAATACTGCCGGCAATCAAGGCAGCCATCATGATAACGATGCTGGCCGAGGTGCTCCGCACCAGAACGGAGATCATGAAGGCGAGCATGGAGACCACCAGACTGACAAACCAGATCAGCCCAAGCTGCATAAACAGATACAGCCATTGCGGAACCGCATGCACACCCGAAAGGTCGACATCGCTCCCATCAAGCTGAAATCCGGTAAAGACCGGCATCGTAAACCCTTGATACCCAAACACAAGGCCGGAAATGGCATAGCAGATCACAAACGCCGAAGCGACGGTCAGCGAAACGAACATAAACAAGGTGATCAGCTTGCTGAGCAGCACCTTCCATCTCCGGACGGGTTTGGTCAGCAGCATTTTAATCGTGCCCGACGTTCGTTCCGAGGATACAATATCCGAAGCAATTCCCATAATCAGCAGCGGGATAAACAAGGAAGAGGCGTTGTCCATAAACTCTCTCGTAAAAGTAACGCCGCCCGGCTGCTGCGGGTTTACGTCATGATCCAAATAATATTTCATTTGCTGAATATAGATTTGACGATATTTCTTCCATTCATCCGGGATCCGCGAACTTCCAAGCGAATTCTGGTTGTCCGTGATGGCCTGCTGGACGGATCTGCGCCAGTCGTCGCCGAATTTCTCCTTGTTCCGCTCGGCCACCTTCATCTGTGCGTAAGTAAACATCGGCACCAACACGACAAGGACAAGCAAAATTACGTAAAAACGCTTTTTACGGACCATTTTTATCGTCTCGTTCTTTATCAGCGGGAGGAGGTTATTCAATGGTTTCACCTTCCGTCATCTCGAGGAACAGCTGTTCCAGCGTAGGATTAAGTTTGTAAACCGACTGGATTCTGAGCCCTTCCGCCGTAAAGCTTTCCACAAAATCGGCCATCCTGCTGCTTTCCATCTGGCAGATGACCGCATCCGGCGCGATGCCCGCCATCACCGAATCGTCCAGCACCGCTTCCGGCTGCGGGATAATCGGGATTCCGGACCGCTTCAGAAGCTCAACTACGCGGACACGCGGCTCCGCTTCCCAAACGACATAATTGGATTGGTTCGCAATCAGTTCGTCAACGCAGCCAACCGCCAGAACCCGCCCTGAGCTGATAATAGCTACCCGGTCGCACAGCAGCTGAATCTCGCTGAGCAAATGGCTCGACACAAATACCGCCATCCCCTGCTCGGCCAGCCTGCGGATGAAATCCCTCATCTCTTTGATTCCTTTCGGATCCAGTCCATTGGTCGGTTCATCGAGAATCAACAGTTTCGGCCTGCCGAGCAGCGCTTGGGCAATCCCGAGCCGCTGCCGCATCCCAAGCGAATAAGTCCGCACCTTATCATGAATCCGCTGGTCCAGCCGGACCAGCTCCACGACCTCTTGAATCCGGGCGGCATCGACGCCAGGCAGCATCCGCGCAAATTGCTCAAGATTCTCCCAACCGGTCAAATAAGGATAAACCTCCGGATTCTCAACGATAGCCCCGATCCTGGCAAGCGCCTGCTCTGGCTGGCGCCGGACATCATACCCGCAGATTTCTATCGTTCCCTTGGTGGGCTTGATCAGATCCACCAGCATACGGATCGTGGTTGTTTTACCGGCCCCATTGGGTCCCAGAAAGCCAAAAATCTCTCCGGCCAAAACGTTGAACGTGACATCCTCAATGATCCATCTCCTGCCGATTTTCTTCCGGAGATGGCGCACTTCCAAAACGGATTGTCCCGGCCGGATCAGCCCATTGTCCTGGTTTCTCCGGCTTTCGCCGCTTAGCTCCTCCTGATCCAAAAGTTGTCCGCGGCCCCTTGAGGTTTGTTCCCGCATGTCGTTCCCTCCTTTTGCTCCCTGTTAGCTTCAGACCGATTTTGTGGTTTGGCTTCCTGCCTCCGGTCACTTCAGACTCTGCGCAATGCGCTCAGCGATCTGCTCGTAACCGGCGCTGTTCGGGTGAAAATGGTCCCCGGACAAATACGCTGCCAGATTCCCGGCAAACAGGTCGTAGGTCGGAACAAGAAGCGCTCCGTCATACGAGTTTAGCGCTGCCTGCGCTGCCGTATTCCAGCGCGTAACTCCGTTGTTCCCGATCGTTCTCATCTCCTCCAGATCGGAGAACGGGTTATATAATCCGATGTAAACCAGCGTGGCGCCGGGACTGATCTTGTTTAACTGCTGAACGATCGACTTGAACCTTACCGAGGCTTTGTCAATGGATGTATTGAGTTCCGCAGCCGTAGGAAGCTCGCCTCCGTTTTCCATAGCTTCGGCTCCCTGAAACAAGTCGTTGCCTCCGATGGACAGCAGAATGACGTTTGCTTCCTTCAGCATATGCTGTACGCCGTTCTCCTTTAATTCATCCGTTAAACCGGTGGTGAGCAGCCCATTAATGCCCAAATTGCCAAGCAGCTTTACCTCGCGGCCCGGATCCTGCGTCTGAAGCCTTTCAACCGCCCGCTGTCCAAAACCTTTCCCTTCGTCATCCCCCGTTCCTTTGGCCAGCGAATCGCCGATGACGACGACCCCTATTTGCCCCGGAGGGGCGGACGCCGAAGGACCCGGAGAACTTTTTGCCGGTTCCGACGAAAAGTGCGGTGCAGAAGCGGGATTGGCAATATCGTTAACCGCATATATAAAACCGCAAAGCAGCAGCAGGGTCACGATCCCTGAAACGAGACCGACCGCCGCCCAGAGCCTGGAAGATGAACGCATAATAGCCCTCCTGTCTGTAAACTTTTCAGCATAATTGTTAAACTTCGGCCTGTTGGCACGCTTTTCCTTTAACCTTTACTTAACATAATTCTTCTCCATTGAATTTGCAAATCGTTCAAAAATAAGCTCTTGTTCTTTGGTTCTGACAGGCGTATACTAAGAAAAGTAAGGTACTTACGGGTTATTAGCTTAGCTGGTAGAGCAGCCGACTCTTAATCGGCAGGTCGCAGGTTCGAGCCCTGCATAACCCATATTGTGTTTTCTTTTTGTAAAAACTGTTTCTCACTCGAGAAGCAGTTTTTGTTTTTTTTAGCAAAAATATAAGCCCACCTTCCGCTTAAGCTGTCCCCTCGTGAATATTCATGTTTCTGCCCAAATTAAAACACCTTCCGCAAAAGGTTTTGCGGAAGGTGCCTCACAAGCCGATTTCATTTTATAAGATCGCTTATTTCCCGACGAATTCCTGAGACCAATACCCGTTATAGTAGCCGACTCCGATAAGCGTGTAGTTGGGATTGAGCATGTTTTTCCGGTGGTCCGGACTGTTCATCCAGTCTTTCACGACTTCCGACGGCGTTTTTTGTCCTTTGGCGAGATTCTCGCCTGCATACCTAAACGAGATTTTGTAGCTGTCCATCATATCAAATGGAGAACCGTACTTCGGGGAGGTGTGGCTGAAATACTTGTGATTGTACATATCCATTACTTTGTTTTTTGCCATTTTCGTCAGGTTGGTGTGAATGACCAAAGGTTTCAACCCGGCTTTCTGACGGATTTGGTTGACCAGCTTGACCACCTGGGCCGAATTGTCGGCCTGGATCTGGGCGTACTTAACCTGTGCCGTCGATAGGGCGGTAACCGGAGCGGCTCCGGCCTGGCTTGGCCCTATGGCCAACATAGTAGAGAAGGCTAAAGAAACGGCTGTCCATGCTGCTCGTTTGTACCAACTACTCTTACTTCTGTTCTTCTGCATCTTGTCTCTCCTATGCGATTTATTACCAGTGGAACGATGTTCTTGTCACATTTTAACATGTTTTGTCTATCTGGTCATCCCCGAAAATACTCATTTTTGCAGGTTTTTTGTCATATATACCTGTTCAACGACCGGGGTAAAACCCAGGCTCCTCAGCACAAGTCCCGTGAGTGCGCTTCCGTTCTTCGGAAGGTTGGGAATCGTCCGGTTGATCGTGTCCTGAAGGTCTCCGAACGCCTGCCAGACCAGTCCCTTTAGAATCGAAACAGCCTCCGGATTGCCGGGCTCGGCTTCGCATTGATACAGCACGGTTGCCGCGTGTTCGCCGGCCGGATTAAAAATCTTTTTCCAATAGGCATATCCGACAACATGACCCTCCCGGTCCTTCGCCGCGGCTGCTTGTCCTTCTCTCGCGCTTTGCCATTGGGTTTGCCACGGGTTCAAAGATTTATAAAACGGGATTTTGGAGATATGGGCCGGAGGAATCCGGACAAAATCGTACCCTTCCGCTTCAGGTTTGCCGAGCAGCCGCTCGGCGGGGCCCTTCAAGCTTAAATGCTCCAACTCGTCCGCCTGTACATAACCTGCTTTTTGATATAAGGCGATGGCAGGCGTGTTCTGGCTCAGCGCTTCCAGCGTAGCAAGGTGTACGCCGTTTTCCTGAAAAAGAGTCAAGGCGGCTTCGATCAGCTGCCGGCCGACCCCGGTGCCCCGAAACTCGGCAGCAACACCGGTTCCCCCGTTCCAGCCGATTTTATGGCCATCCGCCTCGCGGATTCCGTTCAAAACCAGGCCGGCAGGTATGCCGTCCTGAAAACCAACGATGGACAATTCGCTGGACAGCTCTTCCGCCGCCATCCGTTTCAGAAACGCGTCCGGCGTTGTCGTGGCATCAAATGCGTATCCTTCGAATCCGTCGTTCCAGGCTTTCACGGCCTCTTCCAGGGTGCAGGATTTAAGTTTTTTGATCTCCAGCAAGGATGTTCCCCCTCAATATTCATATATTGACCGCTACTCAGCTTGTTTCGGCATCGAGCGGCAAAATCCTTTCATTAAAAAGCCGGGGCAACGTTTTTACTCCGGAAATTCCGATATTCCGATCCCCGTCATCCCCTGCCGTCTTCGCCCGTTTCGTTTGGAAAAGCGCCGCCTTTCCGGTATAAATTGGGGGAAACGCCCATCATCTTTTTGAAGGCCGTGCTGAAGTAATGCTGGCTTTCGTATCCTACCTGCTCGGCAATTTCAAGAATCGTCAAGTCGGTGGAATTCAGCAGCTGGACTGCTTTCCGGACCCGCAAACCCGTCAGGCAAGCCACAAACGATTCGCCGAGCTCTTTTTTGAGCAGCCGGCTTAGATACACGGATGAAACCTGAAGTCTGTTCGCGAAAGACTCCAGCGTGAGCCCAGGATCCCCGTATTCCTCCAGCATTTGCTGCTTGGCTCTCCGGACGAGCGGCGACAGGTGAACTTCTTGAGAAACAGCGTCCTTTGCCGCACAGTACGCCTGCCTCACGGAGGTCAAATCCCCGGTTACAGGAAGGATCCGGCTGTGCACGGAAATTTTTAAATAGTCCCGGGCTGCCCGTTCGACCTCCAGAGATAACTCCTCCTTCACAAGATCCCAGAATAAAGTGACCAGCATGCCCGTGGAATCCCGAAAAAGCATATGCCGGCAGGATGAGGCGAGTTCGGCCGTGATGTTTTCTAGCGCAAACAGAAGCAGCTGCCGGTCGCTTTCTCTTAGAATGGACGGGGAGGCCGCCAGTTCCGGCCAACGGGTCACGCCCAGCTGAACCGGCCCCTCACCGGGAAGGCCAAGAAATTGGAGCTGCTCCGAAATTTCTTCGCCGGACAAACTTCCGTTGATCCACTCCTGGCCAAACCGGCTTTGGAGCAGCGGAATATTTTTACGGATTTGTTCAGAGGCCTGCTTCAAATATTCCGTTTGCTTCCGGACCTGGTCCAGTTCATTCCGAATGCGCTCAAGCACTTTAAGGAGTTGCTCCCCATTCACTGGCTTTAAAATGTAATCCTCGACCCCAAGACGGATGGCTTCCTGGGCGTAAGCAAATTCGTCATGCCCCGTAATGATGACAAAACGGCAGTCGGGAAGCGGGGTGCGCAGATTTTTCATCAGGGTAATGCCGTCCATAAACGGCATATTCATGTCCACCAGCACCATCTGCACGTTCAGCTCCAGCGCCCGCTCATAAGCCTCCTCCCCGTCTTCCGCCTCCGCGGCGACTTCCATGCCGAGACTCTCCCAGTCTACGGAGTCCCGGATGCCCTCCCGGATGATCGTTTCGTCGTCTGCAATTAATACCCGATATGGAGCCGGTTTCATCCAACCTCACCCTCCTGTTTCCTTTGATGCGGCCCGGTGGAAGGCAGCTGAGCGAGCAGCGGATGCCGGATGGTTACCCGGGTTCCCTCGCCTTCCGCACTCTCAAGCTCGATGCCGGCCTGTTCGCCAAAGGCCAGCCGGAGCCTGGCCTGAACGTTCAATAGGCCATAGCTTTGTCCCGCCCGCTCCGCGGACCCTGCCAGTCGTTCCATCGCTTCAAGCGGTTCTTTCAGTTTTTTGCGCAGCTCTGCCAGCCTTGGCGGCGGCATGCCTGCCCCGTTATCTGCGACCCTTAAGATCAAAACGTCTTTTTCTTTAAAAATATGGATATCCACGCTGCCCGGCCCGCGCCGCGCCTTGATCCCGTGATAAATCGCATTTTCGACCACAGGCTGCAGCAGCAGCTTTAATACCGGGAATTCCTCGGTTTCCGGATTTACGAGGATCGTCACCTCTAGCCGGCCTTTGTAACGCGTCTGCTGAATTTGCAGATAACTCCTAATATGCTCCAGCTCTTCGGTCACAGGAATGATATCTCCGCCTTTGCTGAGCCCGATCCGAAACAGCTTGGATAACGATTCCACCATGCCGGAGACGTCTTCCGCCCCTTTTCGTTTGGCCATCCAGTGAATCGTATCCAGCGTGTTGTATAAAAAATGGGGTTTAATATGCGCCTGCAAACTGCGCAGCTCTGCTTCCCTTTTCTGCCGCTCTTTGGTTTCGTTCAGCTCCATCAGCCTTTGGATCCGGGTCAGCATCCGGTTGAAGCTTCTGCCGAGCAGCCCGATTTCGTCCCGTCTGCCTCCCCGGTAGCGTACCGTTAAATCGCCTTCCTCCGCCACGCTCATGAAAGAGCGCAGCTGGCGGATCGGCCTGGAAATGGACTGCGACAGAAGCAGGGAGGCCGTCAATCCGAACAAACCGACCAAAAACATAAAACAGATGACATAAAAATGGATCTGCCTTACCTCCGCCGCCGATTCCCGGGTTAAAAACACCCCCACCGTCCTCCAGCCGGTAAACGCCGAACTCGCAAAAATAAACTGCATCCTTTGGCCGCCGACGGTCCGGGTGAACGTACCGGTATCTGAGGCACCAAACCAGGAGGCCGGCAGTTCGGAAAGATAAGGAGCGTCAGGCAAGTAAATATTTTTGCCGCTTCTTTCAGTGACCATCAAATAACCGGTTTTGCCAAGTTTGACGTCCCTGGCCGCTTTCGAAACGGCCCAAAGCTTAAGGTCAATCAGCACCACCCCGGTAACCCGTTTGGTTTTAGGGTCCGCCAGGGAACGGACGACCGTAATGACCTCATTGTCCCTGTAAAGCACATGCGAGGCCAAATTCCGGCCGCTCGGCTGGCCCAAGATCGTAAAAATGCCTTCCTTAGCCGCCGCAGCTTTGTACCAGGCATCTTCGGTCAAGCTTTGCGTCTTCTTGGCGTACAGCTCGTTGCTGATGTAATCTCCTTTAGCGTTTACGACCAAAATGCCCGCGATCTCCGGATAAAGTGTCGTGAAGTTTTGCAAATATTTTTTCAGGTCGTACAGGGTCTGATCTTCATTATTAGGCACCTCAGCCGTCCCTTCCGTTCCTGCTGTCAAAGCTTCCCCGTCCCTCATCTCTCCGCTCAGGTCCGGCTTACCGCCCCCCTTTGCTGCTCCGCCGCGGGGGTCGGCCCCCGCGTGCCCGTCCGCAGCGGTTCGGCCTTCCAGAAAAGCCTGAACTTTATTATCGAAACCTATCAAATAGGTGATGTTCTGCAAATTTTCCATGTCATTATCAAGCGTCTGGTTTACTTTGCCGATCAACTGCTGGGTTTGACCCGCCACCTGTTGCTCCACAATCCGTCCTGCCGTCCAGTTCACGAGAACGGACAAGCATAGAGACGGGAGAATGCCGATGGCCAGAAATAAAAGGCCGAGCTGATAACGCAGCGGCCAGTAATCCAGCTTCAGTCTGCGCCACAGCCACGATCGTTCGATCCCTCTGATTATCCGGTTATTTCGCATAATAATCATCCACATTGTCCGGGGTGACCACCGAAATTCCGGTATCGACACGAACCGGGAGCGGGGAAACCCTACCCGATGATGACGGGGCTGGAACCGTTAACCCATGGTGCAGGTGAAACAAATACTGTAAGGACCAATACCCCATATTCCATGTGCCTTGGGCCATCGTCGCTGCAATCGTGCCGTCTTTGATCATATCGAGCGTCCCTTTGTCCGTGTCGAAAGCGATGATGGAAGGAGGTTTGTCCGGCTTGGCACTTTTGACGGCTTCCCCGGCTCCGATGCCGCCTGCGGCTTCAGTCACAAAAATGCCCGCAAGCTGCGGATAGGTTTTGAGGAGCTGCAACGCCAGGCTCCGGGACACCTGCGTGTCCCCCTGATCGTCAACAACGTCTACAATTTTCATGCCGGGATACCGCTGCTTGATCGTTTCGGAGAAACCGCGCGTACGCTCCGCATGATTTTGCTGCCAGGGCTGGGTCAGGATGGCTACCTCGCCTTGCCCGCCGGTCAGCTCGCCCATTTTGACTGCCGCTTCCTGGCCGGCGTTGTAATTATTTGTCCCGAGAAAAGAATACGCTTTGCTGTCTTTGACCCCTGCATCGAACAAAACGACCGGAATTCCGGCCTCCACCGCTTTGTCGATGGCTTGCTGCAAAGGTGGCGTATCGATCGCAGAAATTGCGATTCCCGCCGGTTTTTTTCGCAATAACCTGCTCCAGCACCGTGCGTTGCTCCTGCGCATCATATTGCGTCGCGCCGCGGTATTCGATCGATACCCCAAGCTTGCCGGCCGCATCCTCGAACCCTTTTAAACAGCTTTTCCAATATTCAAGCCCGGACAGAAACGTCACCATCACATAATTCTCCCCGATGTCCCCGCGGAGTCCGTCTCCCCGCCAAACGCCGTTTGTATCCGGATCCTGTTTGTAATACTGAAAGACGTAAGCCAGAAAAGCTAAGATTAGAACGGCGTATACCATAAGCATCTTTTTCATGAAGGCTCCTCCTTCTCGTCAGTTCACCGCTGTAACCGGATACATTTTACGCCGGCATTCCTTGTTTAGAAAAGTCTAATTTCTAGTTTATAGAAAAAAGCCCCATAACAGAAGGAGCAATTTCCCTGTACGGAGCAGTTGCAAAAATGGCTTTCGTCTAGCCGGCCTGGTCTAGGCGGCTCTT includes the following:
- the parE gene encoding DNA topoisomerase IV subunit B — translated: MAEQIDLFAANSGNGAEQAGYDADDIQVLEGLVAVRKRPGMYIGSTSSSGLHHLVWEIVDNAVDEHLAKYCSRIDITLHKDGTVTVLDNGRGIPTGMHKTGIPTPQVVFTILHAGGKFGGGGYKKSGGLHGVGASVTNALSEWLEVEIYREGKIHRMRFEYWVGKDGKEHVGEPVTGLEVLGNTNKTGTKVTFKPDIRVFQNGIALNYDTLAERLQEIAFLNSGLRVVLKDERSGRADEFYYEGGASQFVEYLNEGKDVLHDVIHFYAERDEIEVEVAMQYNAGYTETIASFVNSIPTRGGGTHETGFKTAYTRVMNEYARKAGILKEKDKNLEGSDLREGMMAVISVKMSEVEFVGQTKDQLGSASARSAVDATVAEKMQLFLEENPGVAQTLIKKAVQASKAREAARKARDEMRTGKKRSESSNLGGKLTPAQSKDFTRTELFIVEGDSAGGSAKQGRDSKIQAILPLKGKPMNPEKAKLADILKNEEYRAIITAIGAGIGTEFELEDSNFSKIIIMTDADTDGAHIQVLLLTFFYRYMKELIDAGRVYIAQPPLYKITRKSGKLETVRYAWTDEQLQNYLKEFGKNFELQRYKGLGEMNPDQLWETTMNPETRTLLQVQIEDAAKAERRVSTLMGDKVEPRKRWIVENVDFTEFEE
- a CDS encoding ABC transporter permease, yielding MNNLLPLIKNETIKMVRKKRFYVILLVLVVLVPMFTYAQMKVAERNKEKFGDDWRRSVQQAITDNQNSLGSSRIPDEWKKYRQIYIQQMKYYLDHDVNPQQPGGVTFTREFMDNASSLFIPLLIMGIASDIVSSERTSGTIKMLLTKPVRRWKVLLSKLITLFMFVSLTVASAFVICYAISGLVFGYQGFTMPVFTGFQLDGSDVDLSGVHAVPQWLYLFMQLGLIWFVSLVVSMLAFMISVLVRSTSASIVIMMAALIAGSILTNMASAWESAKYLFMVNLELTDYLSGTPAPIEGMTLGFSLAVLAIWGAASLVVSFIVFTKQDILN
- a CDS encoding ABC transporter ATP-binding protein, coding for MREQTSRGRGQLLDQEELSGESRRNQDNGLIRPGQSVLEVRHLRKKIGRRWIIEDVTFNVLAGEIFGFLGPNGAGKTTTIRMLVDLIKPTKGTIEICGYDVRRQPEQALARIGAIVENPEVYPYLTGWENLEQFARMLPGVDAARIQEVVELVRLDQRIHDKVRTYSLGMRQRLGIAQALLGRPKLLILDEPTNGLDPKGIKEMRDFIRRLAEQGMAVFVSSHLLSEIQLLCDRVAIISSGRVLAVGCVDELIANQSNYVVWEAEPRVRVVELLKRSGIPIIPQPEAVLDDSVMAGIAPDAVICQMESSRMADFVESFTAEGLRIQSVYKLNPTLEQLFLEMTEGETIE
- a CDS encoding GDSL-type esterase/lipase family protein, with product MRSSSRLWAAVGLVSGIVTLLLLCGFIYAVNDIANPASAPHFSSEPAKSSPGPSASAPPGQIGVVVIGDSLAKGTGDDEGKGFGQRAVERLQTQDPGREVKLLGNLGINGLLTTGLTDELKENGVQHMLKEANVILLSIGGNDLFQGAEAMENGGELPTAAELNTSIDKASVRFKSIVQQLNKISPGATLVYIGLYNPFSDLEEMRTIGNNGVTRWNTAAQAALNSYDGALLVPTYDLFAGNLAAYLSGDHFHPNSAGYEQIAERIAQSLK
- a CDS encoding CAP domain-containing protein, translated to MQKNRSKSSWYKRAAWTAVSLAFSTMLAIGPSQAGAAPVTALSTAQVKYAQIQADNSAQVVKLVNQIRQKAGLKPLVIHTNLTKMAKNKVMDMYNHKYFSHTSPKYGSPFDMMDSYKISFRYAGENLAKGQKTPSEVVKDWMNSPDHRKNMLNPNYTLIGVGYYNGYWSQEFVGK
- a CDS encoding GNAT family N-acetyltransferase, which codes for MLEIKKLKSCTLEEAVKAWNDGFEGYAFDATTTPDAFLKRMAAEELSSELSIVGFQDGIPAGLVLNGIREADGHKIGWNGGTGVAAEFRGTGVGRQLIEAALTLFQENGVHLATLEALSQNTPAIALYQKAGYVQADELEHLSLKGPAERLLGKPEAEGYDFVRIPPAHISKIPFYKSLNPWQTQWQSAREGQAAAAKDREGHVVGYAYWKKIFNPAGEHAATVLYQCEAEPGNPEAVSILKGLVWQAFGDLQDTINRTIPNLPKNGSALTGLVLRSLGFTPVVEQVYMTKNLQK
- a CDS encoding response regulator transcription factor — encoded protein: MKPAPYRVLIADDETIIREGIRDSVDWESLGMEVAAEAEDGEEAYERALELNVQMVLVDMNMPFMDGITLMKNLRTPLPDCRFVIITGHDEFAYAQEAIRLGVEDYILKPVNGEQLLKVLERIRNELDQVRKQTEYLKQASEQIRKNIPLLQSRFGQEWINGSLSGEEISEQLQFLGLPGEGPVQLGVTRWPELAASPSILRESDRQLLLFALENITAELASSCRHMLFRDSTGMLVTLFWDLVKEELSLEVERAARDYLKISVHSRILPVTGDLTSVRQAYCAAKDAVSQEVHLSPLVRRAKQQMLEEYGDPGLTLESFANRLQVSSVYLSRLLKKELGESFVACLTGLRVRKAVQLLNSTDLTILEIAEQVGYESQHYFSTAFKKMMGVSPNLYRKGGAFPNETGEDGRG
- a CDS encoding cache domain-containing sensor histidine kinase, with product MIIMRNNRIIRGIERSWLWRRLKLDYWPLRYQLGLLFLAIGILPSLCLSVLVNWTAGRIVEQQVAGQTQQLIGKVNQTLDNDMENLQNITYLIGFDNKVQAFLEGRTAADGHAGADPRGGAAKGGGKPDLSGEMRDGEALTAGTEGTAEVPNNEDQTLYDLKKYLQNFTTLYPEIAGILVVNAKGDYISNELYAKKTQSLTEDAWYKAAAAKEGIFTILGQPSGRNLASHVLYRDNEVITVVRSLADPKTKRVTGVVLIDLKLWAVSKAARDVKLGKTGYLMVTERSGKNIYLPDAPYLSELPASWFGASDTGTFTRTVGGQRMQFIFASSAFTGWRTVGVFLTRESAAEVRQIHFYVICFMFLVGLFGLTASLLLSQSISRPIRQLRSFMSVAEEGDLTVRYRGGRRDEIGLLGRSFNRMLTRIQRLMELNETKERQKREAELRSLQAHIKPHFLYNTLDTIHWMAKRKGAEDVSGMVESLSKLFRIGLSKGGDIIPVTEELEHIRSYLQIQQTRYKGRLEVTILVNPETEEFPVLKLLLQPVVENAIYHGIKARRGPGSVDIHIFKEKDVLILRVADNGAGMPPPRLAELRKKLKEPLEAMERLAGSAERAGQSYGLLNVQARLRLAFGEQAGIELESAEGEGTRVTIRHPLLAQLPSTGPHQRKQEGEVG